In a genomic window of Bradyrhizobium sp. LLZ17:
- a CDS encoding c-type cytochrome: MRWREICGIAFAVLLCASANDARAQGPYGIGRPATVAEIAGWNIDVGRDGGNLPEGRGSVSRGREVFAQQCASCHGDKGEGGLGDRLAGGQGTIATPKPIRTVGSYWPYATTLFDYIRRAMPQNAPQSLSNEEVYAVSAYVLNLNGLVAADATLDAKSLAAIKMPNRDGFVGDARPDVK; encoded by the coding sequence ATGCGCTGGCGTGAGATTTGCGGCATTGCCTTCGCGGTCCTGCTGTGCGCCTCGGCGAATGATGCGCGAGCGCAAGGCCCCTATGGCATCGGAAGGCCGGCGACGGTGGCCGAGATTGCGGGCTGGAACATCGATGTAGGCCGCGATGGCGGCAATCTGCCGGAGGGGCGGGGCTCGGTCAGCCGGGGGCGCGAGGTGTTCGCTCAGCAATGCGCGTCTTGCCATGGCGACAAGGGTGAGGGCGGCCTTGGTGATCGTCTCGCCGGCGGGCAGGGCACGATCGCCACGCCCAAGCCGATCCGCACGGTCGGCAGCTACTGGCCGTACGCGACGACGCTGTTCGATTACATTCGCCGCGCCATGCCGCAAAATGCGCCGCAGTCGCTGAGCAACGAGGAGGTGTATGCGGTGTCGGCCTATGTCCTGAACTTGAACGGATTGGTCGCAGCCGATGCGACGCTGGATGCGAAATCTCTTGCCGCGATCAAAATGCCGAACCGCGACGGGTTCGTCGGTGATGCCCGGCCCGACGTGAAATAG
- a CDS encoding mandelate racemase/muconate lactonizing enzyme family protein codes for MTSSSKAASLEILACDAGWRNYHFVKVTTDDGIVGWSEFDEGFGSPGVGAAIQRLSARVVGQNVFQHERIHAELFAATRPAAGGVVAQALGAIENALLDAKAKCLGVPCYELFGGRIRDRVRVYWSHCATWRINHPSWYKPAIEDLDGVKAIGREVREKKFTALKTNIFSYDDGKPTGWRPGFGSPFAPEINVDRKILRDLRMHLEAIRDGAGPDVDILLDCNFNAKTEGYLKILRSIADLDMFWIEIDSFNPEALGYIRRQSPHPISSCETLLGLREFLPYFREQAMDVAIIDTPWNGVWQSMKIASAAEAFEVNVAPHNFYGHLCTMMNAHFCAAVPNLRIMEIDIDRLAWDRELFTHEPDIQNGHLMIPARPGWGTEPNEEALRAHPPKASGGLLNYGRKADAETS; via the coding sequence ATGACCAGCTCATCAAAAGCAGCAAGTCTCGAAATCCTCGCCTGCGACGCCGGCTGGAGAAACTACCACTTCGTCAAGGTGACGACGGACGACGGCATTGTCGGCTGGAGCGAGTTCGACGAGGGCTTTGGTTCGCCCGGCGTCGGCGCGGCGATCCAGCGCCTCTCGGCCCGCGTGGTCGGCCAGAACGTTTTCCAGCACGAGCGCATCCATGCCGAGCTGTTCGCCGCAACGCGGCCCGCCGCCGGCGGCGTGGTGGCGCAGGCGCTCGGCGCGATCGAGAACGCCCTGCTCGACGCCAAGGCGAAGTGTCTCGGCGTGCCCTGCTACGAGCTCTTCGGCGGCAGGATCCGCGACCGCGTCAGAGTCTACTGGTCACACTGCGCCACCTGGCGGATCAATCATCCATCCTGGTACAAGCCAGCGATCGAAGACCTCGACGGCGTCAAGGCGATCGGACGCGAGGTGCGCGAGAAGAAGTTCACCGCGCTCAAGACCAACATCTTCTCCTATGACGACGGCAAGCCGACCGGCTGGCGGCCCGGCTTCGGCTCGCCCTTCGCGCCCGAGATCAATGTCGACCGCAAGATCCTGCGTGACCTGCGCATGCACCTGGAAGCGATCCGCGACGGCGCAGGTCCTGATGTCGACATCTTGCTCGACTGCAACTTCAACGCCAAGACCGAAGGCTACCTCAAAATCCTGCGCAGCATCGCCGATCTCGACATGTTCTGGATCGAGATCGACAGCTTCAATCCGGAAGCGCTCGGCTACATCCGCAGGCAAAGCCCCCACCCGATCTCGTCCTGCGAGACGCTGCTGGGGTTGCGCGAATTCCTCCCTTATTTCCGCGAACAGGCGATGGATGTCGCGATCATCGACACGCCCTGGAACGGGGTGTGGCAGTCGATGAAGATCGCTTCAGCGGCGGAAGCCTTCGAGGTCAACGTCGCACCTCACAATTTTTACGGCCATCTTTGCACGATGATGAACGCGCATTTCTGCGCCGCCGTGCCGAACCTGCGGATCATGGAGATCGACATTGATCGCCTGGCGTGGGACCGGGAGCTGTTCACGCATGAGCCTGACATCCAGAACGGCCATCTGATGATTCCGGCCCGCCCCGGCTGGGGCACCGAGCCCAACGAAGAAGCTCTCCGCGCCCATCCGCCGAAGGCAAGCGGCGGACTCCTCAACTACGGCCGCAAGGCTGACGCCGAAACGAGCTGA
- a CDS encoding NRAMP family divalent metal transporter, whose product MAPALLQRLGPGLITGAADDDPSGIATYSQAGAQFGYGLLWTVFLTTPFMIAIQLVSAQIGRVTGKGLAANVMRVAPRWGVMGLVALLVTANTFNIAADIAAMAESLSLVIGGLNHEHALIFAAGSTILQVFLPYRRYSPVLKFLTLTLFAYVATAFTVKIPWSTALVAAVWPKATVNADYFMMVVAVLGTTISPYLFFWQASQEVEEMNQGERERPLREETKRGGDPELARIRADTTLGMLLSNGIAFFIILTTASVLNANGVTNINSATEAAEALRPLAGDFTFALFALGIIGTGLLAIPVLAGSAAYAVAEIFGWRATLEARPEKAVGFYTIIAAATIIGFGLGFTGISAIHMLVWSAVLNGVVAVPIMAMMMLIVSNKTIMGRFKARSWLVVLGWLGTALMALAVLALLGSFVIG is encoded by the coding sequence TTGGCGCCGGCGCTGCTGCAAAGGCTGGGGCCAGGCCTGATCACCGGCGCTGCCGACGACGATCCGTCGGGCATCGCCACTTATTCGCAGGCCGGCGCGCAATTCGGCTACGGGCTGCTGTGGACGGTCTTCCTCACCACGCCGTTCATGATCGCGATCCAGCTGGTGAGCGCGCAAATCGGCCGGGTCACCGGCAAGGGGCTCGCCGCCAACGTCATGCGGGTCGCGCCGCGCTGGGGGGTGATGGGGCTCGTGGCGCTGCTCGTTACCGCCAACACCTTCAACATCGCCGCCGACATCGCCGCGATGGCGGAGTCGCTCTCGCTGGTGATCGGCGGGCTCAACCACGAGCATGCGCTGATCTTCGCGGCCGGCTCGACCATCCTCCAGGTCTTCCTGCCCTACCGCCGCTATTCGCCGGTGCTGAAATTCCTGACGCTGACGCTGTTCGCCTATGTCGCGACCGCCTTCACCGTGAAGATCCCATGGAGCACCGCGCTGGTCGCCGCAGTGTGGCCAAAGGCGACCGTCAACGCCGATTATTTCATGATGGTGGTCGCCGTGCTCGGCACCACCATCAGCCCCTATCTGTTCTTCTGGCAGGCGTCCCAGGAGGTCGAGGAGATGAACCAGGGCGAACGCGAGCGGCCGCTGCGCGAGGAGACCAAGCGCGGCGGAGATCCCGAGCTCGCGCGCATCAGGGCGGACACGACGCTCGGCATGCTGCTCTCGAACGGCATCGCCTTCTTCATCATCCTGACCACGGCTTCGGTGCTGAACGCCAACGGCGTCACCAACATCAACTCGGCGACGGAAGCCGCCGAAGCGCTGCGACCGCTGGCCGGCGACTTCACCTTCGCGCTGTTCGCGCTCGGCATCATCGGCACGGGCCTGCTGGCGATCCCGGTGCTGGCGGGCTCGGCTGCCTATGCGGTTGCCGAGATCTTCGGCTGGCGCGCCACGCTGGAGGCAAGGCCGGAGAAGGCGGTCGGCTTCTACACCATCATCGCGGCCGCGACCATCATCGGCTTCGGCCTCGGCTTCACCGGCATCAGTGCGATCCATATGCTGGTGTGGAGCGCCGTGCTCAACGGCGTCGTCGCCGTCCCCATCATGGCAATGATGATGCTGATCGTCTCGAACAAAACCATCATGGGCCGCTTCAAGGCCCGGTCATGGCTTGTCGTGCTGGGCTGGCTCGGCACCGCGCTGATGGCGCTCGCCGTCCTCGCCTTGCTCGGCTCGTTCGTGATCGGCTGA
- a CDS encoding GYD domain-containing protein: protein MHFCLTGQYTPRALNAILEKPTTSREEAARKLIEAAGGKLISMYSVAADGPGVLVIFDVPDPAAAPAISGLTVTAGALQNVKLTRLFTQDEIKQVRQNAAKLRTSYSPPGS from the coding sequence ATGCATTTTTGTCTCACCGGGCAATACACACCACGTGCTCTCAACGCCATACTCGAAAAGCCGACGACCAGCCGCGAGGAAGCGGCGAGAAAACTCATCGAGGCGGCCGGCGGAAAGCTGATCTCGATGTACAGCGTCGCGGCCGACGGCCCTGGCGTTCTGGTGATTTTCGACGTGCCTGATCCGGCTGCAGCTCCGGCCATCTCCGGCTTGACCGTCACGGCGGGCGCGCTTCAGAACGTGAAATTGACGCGGCTCTTCACGCAGGACGAGATCAAGCAGGTGCGGCAGAACGCGGCCAAGCTGCGCACGTCCTATAGCCCCCCGGGCAGCTGA
- a CDS encoding Crp/Fnr family transcriptional regulator, translating to MVLPPIKVREPLMPHRKLIARLQAVAALSEQDQASLARMPYKLRTLGNGELVVRQGDRPTHSTVVMSGFLARQRVVSDRNQISSFYIAGDMPDLHTLHLPVMDHELCSVGNSAVACVPHTYLKGLMNDSPAITQAFWRETLIHAALYREWVENLGSREALGRIAHLFCEIAARLELVGALENGGSFHLPLTQQNVADACGLSVVHVNRTLQELRRQGLIEWQNHVVQLRNRTTLEDVAEFNRDYLHALELARSPVMSVTAIMPAAAARHQRIRSETSRDQAD from the coding sequence ATGGTGCTCCCGCCTATCAAGGTGAGGGAGCCGCTCATGCCACATCGCAAACTGATCGCGCGCCTGCAGGCGGTGGCCGCCCTCTCCGAACAAGATCAAGCCAGTCTCGCACGCATGCCGTACAAGCTCAGGACGCTGGGCAATGGCGAGCTTGTCGTGCGCCAGGGCGACAGGCCGACGCATTCGACGGTCGTGATGAGCGGGTTTCTGGCGCGCCAGAGGGTGGTCTCGGACCGCAACCAGATCTCTTCGTTCTACATCGCGGGCGACATGCCCGACTTGCACACGCTGCATCTGCCCGTCATGGACCACGAGCTTTGCAGCGTCGGCAACTCGGCAGTCGCTTGTGTGCCCCACACCTATCTCAAGGGGCTCATGAACGACTCGCCCGCGATCACGCAGGCGTTTTGGCGCGAGACGCTGATCCATGCCGCGCTCTATCGGGAATGGGTCGAAAACCTCGGATCGCGCGAGGCGCTGGGCCGAATTGCGCATCTGTTTTGCGAGATTGCCGCTCGGTTGGAACTCGTCGGCGCCCTGGAAAATGGCGGCAGCTTTCATCTGCCACTGACGCAGCAGAACGTCGCTGATGCGTGCGGGCTGTCAGTCGTCCACGTCAACCGGACGCTTCAGGAGCTGAGACGGCAAGGCCTGATCGAGTGGCAGAACCACGTCGTGCAGCTGCGCAACCGCACCACACTGGAAGACGTGGCCGAGTTCAACCGCGACTACCTCCATGCGCTGGAGCTAGCCCGTTCACCGGTCATGAGTGTGACGGCGATCATGCCAGCTGCCGCGGCGCGACATCAGCGAATTCGGTCCGAAACCAGCCGCGACCAGGCGGACTGA
- a CDS encoding Nramp family divalent metal transporter: protein MSGDNETEKKQGLGKAIGLGIITGAADDDPSAIGTYASAGAQFGTAILWLAPVVLPMMFTVVYLSSKLGQVSGRGLFQVIRDFYPRWLLWAVLVGVTIGNTIEAAADLGGMAAALGIFIALPIPWIVAAVAAALLALQMFGSYATIRSVFRWLTLALLAYVAAALLARPNPGEILRGTLLPTVRFDRDFLSIVVAIIGTSLSAYIYTWESNQQVEEKIEDGKTRLSQRIGASNSELARSRRDVLIGMLFSNAVMYFILMSTGATLHAHGQTNIETAAQAAEALRPLAGEGASVLFTVGIIGVGFLAVPVMTAGAAYDLAQAFGWKASLHARPGEAPAFYWFIAGLTAIAVVLNFLGFNPMRALVWSGIVQGFSTPPLLLLIMLMTNSRRIMGDKVNSRWMNALGWITTTAVFSASAGLVATWLL, encoded by the coding sequence ATGTCGGGCGACAACGAGACAGAGAAGAAGCAAGGTCTCGGAAAGGCGATTGGGCTCGGCATCATCACGGGGGCGGCCGACGACGATCCGTCGGCGATCGGCACCTATGCCAGCGCCGGCGCGCAGTTCGGAACGGCGATCCTGTGGCTCGCGCCCGTCGTGCTGCCGATGATGTTCACCGTGGTCTACCTGTCCTCCAAGCTCGGGCAGGTCTCGGGGCGCGGGCTGTTTCAGGTCATTCGCGATTTCTATCCGCGCTGGCTGCTCTGGGCCGTGCTGGTGGGCGTGACCATTGGCAACACGATCGAAGCCGCGGCCGATCTCGGCGGCATGGCGGCCGCGCTCGGTATCTTCATTGCGCTGCCGATCCCCTGGATCGTGGCGGCGGTCGCCGCCGCGCTGCTGGCGCTGCAGATGTTCGGATCCTATGCCACGATCCGCTCGGTGTTCCGCTGGCTCACTTTGGCGCTGCTCGCCTATGTCGCCGCCGCCTTGCTGGCACGGCCAAACCCGGGCGAGATCCTGAGGGGAACGTTGCTTCCCACGGTGCGCTTCGATCGCGACTTCCTCTCCATCGTGGTCGCGATCATCGGCACGTCGCTGTCGGCCTATATCTACACCTGGGAATCCAACCAGCAGGTGGAGGAGAAGATCGAGGACGGCAAGACCCGCCTGTCGCAGCGCATCGGCGCGTCCAATTCCGAGCTCGCGCGCAGCCGGCGCGACGTGCTGATCGGCATGCTGTTCTCCAACGCCGTGATGTATTTCATCCTCATGTCGACCGGCGCCACGCTCCACGCCCATGGTCAGACCAATATCGAGACCGCGGCGCAGGCCGCGGAGGCATTGCGTCCGCTTGCCGGCGAGGGTGCGAGCGTGCTGTTCACCGTCGGCATCATCGGCGTCGGGTTTCTCGCGGTGCCGGTCATGACGGCGGGTGCGGCCTACGATCTGGCGCAGGCGTTCGGCTGGAAGGCCAGCCTTCACGCCCGTCCCGGTGAGGCGCCGGCGTTCTATTGGTTCATTGCCGGGCTCACGGCGATCGCCGTGGTGCTGAACTTCCTCGGCTTCAATCCGATGCGGGCGCTGGTGTGGTCGGGGATCGTCCAGGGCTTTTCGACCCCGCCGCTGCTGCTGCTCATCATGCTCATGACCAACAGCCGCAGGATCATGGGCGACAAGGTGAACTCGCGCTGGATGAACGCGCTCGGATGGATCACCACCACCGCCGTGTTCTCGGCGAGCGCGGGACTCGTGGCGACGTGGCTGCTCTGA
- a CDS encoding IS1182 family transposase, whose translation MKRFVEGVDRGQSMLFPASLDDYVTVDNPVRAVDVFVESLDLGKLGFIGVQPFDTGRPSYHPGTMLKLYIYGYLNRVPSSRRLERECQRNIEMIWLTGQLTPDFKTIADFRKDNGKAIRGVCREFVALCRKLELFSAASVAIDGSKFKAVNARDKNFTEAKMKRRLERIDESIARYLSQLETADRHGDAVPEAKVERLNGKIEKLKEEVIRLNTINAEMIKSEDKQISLTDPDARSMATSGKDTGIVGYNVQIAVDTQHHLIVAHEVTNVGTDRHELANMSRQARDEMSVETLEVVADRGYYNGEEIKACEEAGITVTLPKPMTSGAKAAGRFGKQDFVYVAADDVYRCPAGERLNYHFTNVEDGKALRRYWTSTCKTCALKAQCTTGPERRISRWEHEAVLEKVQHRLDHNPNAMGVRRQTVEHPFGTIKGWMGATHFLTRELPKVATEMALNVLAYNMKRVMMIVGIGGLLEAMQA comes from the coding sequence ATGAAGCGCTTTGTTGAAGGGGTGGATCGCGGGCAGAGCATGCTGTTTCCGGCATCGCTCGATGACTATGTGACCGTGGATAATCCGGTGCGAGCGGTCGACGTGTTCGTCGAGAGTCTCGATCTCGGCAAGCTCGGGTTCATCGGCGTGCAGCCATTCGACACGGGCCGACCCAGCTATCACCCCGGTACGATGCTCAAGCTTTACATCTACGGCTATCTCAATCGAGTTCCGTCGAGCCGGCGCTTGGAGCGGGAATGCCAGCGCAATATCGAGATGATTTGGTTGACCGGTCAGCTGACGCCGGATTTCAAGACGATCGCTGACTTCCGCAAGGACAATGGCAAGGCCATTCGTGGGGTCTGTCGCGAGTTCGTCGCGTTGTGCCGAAAGCTTGAGCTGTTCAGTGCCGCGAGCGTCGCCATCGACGGATCAAAATTCAAGGCCGTCAATGCGCGGGACAAGAACTTCACAGAGGCAAAGATGAAGAGGCGTCTGGAGCGCATCGATGAGAGCATCGCCCGCTATCTCTCTCAGCTTGAGACCGCCGATCGGCATGGCGACGCGGTGCCGGAGGCGAAGGTTGAGCGGTTGAATGGCAAGATTGAGAAGCTGAAGGAGGAGGTCATCCGGCTCAACACGATCAATGCGGAGATGATCAAGAGCGAGGACAAGCAGATTTCGCTGACCGATCCCGATGCGCGCTCGATGGCGACGAGTGGCAAGGATACCGGGATCGTTGGCTACAACGTGCAGATCGCAGTTGATACGCAGCATCATCTCATCGTGGCTCACGAAGTGACCAACGTGGGCACCGATCGCCACGAACTCGCTAACATGTCCAGGCAGGCTCGCGATGAGATGTCAGTCGAGACGCTCGAAGTGGTAGCAGACCGTGGCTACTACAATGGAGAGGAGATCAAGGCCTGCGAGGAAGCCGGCATCACGGTGACGTTGCCGAAGCCGATGACTTCCGGCGCGAAAGCTGCCGGCCGCTTCGGCAAACAGGACTTCGTCTACGTAGCGGCCGACGATGTCTATCGCTGTCCCGCCGGCGAGCGACTAAACTATCACTTCACGAACGTAGAAGATGGAAAGGCCCTGCGCCGCTATTGGACAAGCACCTGTAAAACTTGCGCGCTAAAAGCTCAGTGCACGACAGGCCCCGAGCGCCGCATCTCACGCTGGGAGCACGAGGCCGTTCTGGAGAAAGTTCAGCATCGGCTCGACCACAATCCCAACGCAATGGGTGTCCGCCGTCAGACAGTGGAGCATCCGTTCGGCACGATAAAGGGGTGGATGGGAGCAACACACTTTCTCACGAGAGAGCTGCCAAAGGTGGCCACCGAGATGGCGCTCAATGTGCTGGCCTACAACATGAAGCGCGTGATGATGATCGTGGGCATAGGCGGATTGCTGGAAGCGATGCAGGCGTGA
- a CDS encoding MBL fold metallo-hydrolase, producing MKRFTFATVLVATVGYLTGVVTAHAAPCMTVTLTGTAGGPQQPFNGLASAGTLVRYGEDGNNCGALKLQFDAGRGTTMRLSQLGVGTEQINAVFFTHMHGDHTEGFFDLVQSRWAFHGTGPKIDAVCSADAASTQDFIVSCKKFVAHLADAFIQSGEIAQRHSEVKDRTAGGPSELINTITFEPSEEPQTVWTSGDVTVSAIRATHIPGNVAYRVDTPVGSVVIGGDAVNDVLAPPRNWSTSDQVEKLAKGADIIVHSVIHPIMGPGKGSDMYPYAYYRQSTAPDVGAMAKRAGSKYLILTHLIPPIGAAQQYPFKVPGKPLTEADYRDAAQEGGFTGTIVVGTDLASLRLPAK from the coding sequence ATGAAACGGTTTACGTTCGCAACCGTGCTTGTGGCCACCGTGGGGTACTTGACGGGCGTAGTCACCGCACATGCGGCGCCGTGTATGACGGTGACCTTGACCGGCACCGCTGGCGGCCCGCAACAACCGTTCAATGGGCTAGCTTCAGCCGGAACGCTGGTGCGCTATGGAGAGGATGGCAATAACTGCGGCGCCCTGAAATTACAGTTCGATGCCGGCCGCGGCACTACGATGCGACTATCGCAATTGGGAGTCGGAACCGAACAGATCAACGCCGTGTTCTTCACGCACATGCACGGCGACCACACCGAGGGATTTTTCGATCTCGTGCAGAGCCGTTGGGCGTTTCATGGGACCGGCCCGAAAATTGACGCCGTGTGCAGTGCGGACGCCGCTTCAACACAGGATTTCATTGTCAGCTGCAAAAAGTTTGTGGCGCACCTGGCTGATGCATTCATCCAGTCCGGAGAGATCGCCCAGCGCCACTCCGAGGTGAAGGATCGCACCGCGGGCGGTCCATCCGAATTGATAAACACGATCACGTTCGAGCCGAGCGAGGAGCCACAAACCGTCTGGACATCTGGCGATGTGACAGTCAGCGCCATTCGGGCGACGCACATACCGGGCAACGTCGCGTATCGCGTCGACACGCCCGTGGGGAGCGTGGTGATCGGCGGTGATGCCGTGAACGACGTGCTCGCGCCGCCACGCAACTGGTCGACGTCTGACCAAGTCGAGAAGTTGGCGAAAGGCGCCGACATCATCGTGCATTCAGTGATTCATCCTATTATGGGACCCGGCAAGGGCAGCGACATGTATCCCTATGCCTATTATCGCCAAAGCACCGCCCCCGATGTCGGCGCCATGGCGAAGCGCGCAGGTTCGAAATATCTTATCCTAACGCACCTGATCCCGCCCATCGGAGCGGCCCAGCAATATCCCTTCAAGGTTCCTGGGAAGCCGCTGACGGAGGCGGATTACAGGGACGCAGCCCAGGAGGGCGGCTTTACTGGTACCATTGTCGTGGGGACCGACCTTGCCAGTTTGCGTCTTCCCGCGAAGTGA
- a CDS encoding cupin domain-containing protein codes for MPLAAFDTTHCNVDLEPSPIEPSWIIEGNPEARSRVLSTSGCKTAWTLIWSCTEGRFNWHYDFDETIMILEGSIVLEGDSMPPKRYGVGDVVFFRNGTRVAWHVDGYVKKVAFCHLTNAPGLGYAIRALNKFRSVIRRNSPVLVPALGCFNLLG; via the coding sequence ATGCCGCTCGCAGCTTTCGACACGACGCATTGCAATGTTGATCTGGAGCCCTCACCGATCGAACCATCGTGGATCATTGAAGGAAATCCGGAAGCTCGCTCGCGCGTTTTGTCGACGAGCGGATGCAAGACTGCTTGGACCCTGATCTGGTCGTGCACCGAGGGTCGCTTCAACTGGCACTATGACTTTGACGAAACCATCATGATCCTGGAAGGATCGATCGTGCTCGAAGGCGACAGTATGCCGCCGAAACGCTACGGCGTCGGTGACGTTGTCTTCTTCCGCAACGGTACTCGCGTCGCATGGCATGTCGATGGTTATGTGAAGAAGGTCGCCTTCTGCCACCTAACAAATGCGCCGGGGCTCGGCTATGCCATCCGCGCGCTCAACAAGTTCAGGTCTGTGATCAGACGGAACAGCCCGGTCCTGGTCCCCGCGCTCGGCTGTTTTAACCTGCTGGGCTAA
- a CDS encoding ABC transporter substrate-binding protein — translation MIFGVITIAAALLNNSANAQYTDDIVKIGILTDMSGIYSDIGGPGSVVAAKLAIEDFGAAAKGMKVEIVSADMQNKPDVGASIANRWFDVEKVDVIVDGMNSGVSLAVSEIAHQKNKLFLVTGAATSDLTGPKCNTNTIHWVYDTWALANSTGKATVQTGGDTWFFVTADYAFGYALERDAAAVVEANGGKVLGKVRVPINTSDFSSFLLQAQASKAKVIGLANAGGDATNAIKQAAEFGVVKGGQNIAGLLLWVSDIAALGLPTTQGVVLTEAWYWDMNDNNRIWTKRWQVERPGKVPTSAQAGVYSAVTHYLKTVEALKSDADGRAVAAKMKEIPTDDRLYGKGIIRADGRKIHEMYLFEVKPPAESRYFGDFYKLRATIPAAEAFRPLKDGGCPLVNG, via the coding sequence ATGATTTTCGGTGTGATCACGATTGCGGCCGCTCTCCTGAACAATTCGGCCAACGCGCAATATACCGATGACATCGTCAAGATCGGCATATTGACAGATATGTCGGGCATTTATTCGGACATCGGCGGGCCCGGATCGGTCGTGGCCGCAAAGCTCGCGATCGAAGATTTTGGTGCGGCTGCCAAGGGGATGAAAGTAGAAATCGTCAGCGCCGACATGCAAAATAAACCTGACGTTGGCGCCAGCATCGCCAACAGATGGTTCGATGTCGAGAAGGTCGATGTGATCGTTGACGGCATGAATTCCGGCGTTTCCCTGGCAGTGAGTGAGATCGCCCACCAAAAGAACAAGCTGTTCCTGGTAACGGGCGCGGCGACGTCGGACCTCACCGGTCCAAAGTGCAACACGAATACAATTCATTGGGTCTACGATACCTGGGCGCTCGCCAATAGTACCGGGAAGGCGACGGTACAGACGGGTGGCGATACTTGGTTCTTCGTCACCGCCGATTATGCGTTCGGCTATGCTCTTGAACGCGATGCTGCGGCGGTCGTGGAAGCCAATGGCGGGAAAGTGCTGGGCAAGGTCCGGGTGCCGATTAACACCAGTGATTTTTCGTCATTTCTGCTCCAGGCACAAGCCTCCAAGGCTAAAGTGATCGGTCTCGCTAACGCGGGCGGCGACGCCACAAACGCGATTAAACAGGCGGCGGAGTTTGGAGTCGTCAAAGGCGGGCAGAATATCGCAGGTCTGTTGTTGTGGGTGAGCGACATCGCCGCGCTTGGTCTGCCGACAACGCAGGGCGTCGTTTTAACCGAAGCCTGGTATTGGGACATGAACGACAACAACCGCATCTGGACGAAGCGCTGGCAGGTTGAGCGGCCGGGCAAGGTCCCCACATCGGCCCAGGCGGGTGTCTATTCGGCAGTGACCCACTATCTCAAAACAGTCGAGGCGCTAAAATCTGACGCCGATGGCCGCGCCGTCGCCGCCAAAATGAAGGAGATTCCGACCGACGACCGCCTGTACGGCAAAGGAATCATTCGGGCCGACGGACGCAAAATCCACGAAATGTATCTGTTTGAGGTAAAACCACCCGCCGAATCGAGATACTTCGGCGACTTCTACAAACTGCGGGCCACCATCCCGGCAGCAGAAGCCTTTCGTCCATTGAAAGATGGCGGGTGTCCACTGGTGAACGGATAG